One part of the Alistipes onderdonkii genome encodes these proteins:
- a CDS encoding acetylornithine carbamoyltransferase, translated as MHKFTCVADIGDLPTAVAEAMEIKRDRFQFTGLGRNKTLLMLFFNSSLRTRLSTQKAAMNLGMNVMVLDVNQGAWRLETERGVVMDGDKAEHLLEAIPVMGSYCDVIGVRSFARFHDKAEDYEERVLEQFIRYSGRPVFSMEAATRHPLQSFADLITIEEYKTTERPKVVMTWAPHPNALPQAVPNSFAEWMNAAGYDFVITHPEGYELAPQFVGNARVEYDQRKALEGADFVYAKNWAAYADPDYGKVLSRDRSWTVDAEKMALTHDAYFMHCLPVRRNMIVTDEVIESPRSLVIPEAANREISAQVVLKRLLEGLK; from the coding sequence ATGCATAAATTTACCTGCGTAGCAGACATCGGCGACCTGCCGACAGCCGTCGCCGAAGCCATGGAGATCAAACGCGACCGGTTCCAATTCACGGGGCTCGGCCGCAACAAAACCCTGCTGATGCTGTTCTTCAATTCGAGCCTCCGCACGCGGCTCTCGACGCAGAAGGCGGCGATGAACCTCGGCATGAACGTCATGGTATTGGACGTCAACCAGGGCGCCTGGAGGCTCGAAACCGAGCGCGGCGTGGTGATGGACGGCGACAAGGCCGAACACCTGCTCGAAGCCATCCCCGTCATGGGATCGTACTGCGACGTGATCGGCGTACGGTCGTTCGCCCGCTTCCACGACAAGGCCGAAGACTACGAGGAACGCGTACTGGAACAGTTCATCCGCTACTCGGGGCGCCCCGTATTCTCGATGGAGGCCGCCACGCGGCACCCGCTGCAAAGCTTCGCCGACCTGATTACCATCGAGGAGTACAAGACCACGGAGCGCCCGAAGGTCGTGATGACCTGGGCACCGCACCCCAACGCCCTGCCGCAGGCCGTGCCCAACTCATTCGCCGAGTGGATGAACGCCGCCGGCTACGACTTCGTCATCACCCATCCCGAAGGCTACGAGCTCGCCCCGCAGTTCGTCGGCAACGCCCGCGTCGAATACGACCAGCGCAAAGCGCTCGAAGGGGCGGATTTCGTCTATGCCAAGAACTGGGCGGCCTATGCCGACCCCGATTACGGGAAGGTGCTCAGCCGCGACCGGAGCTGGACGGTGGACGCCGAAAAGATGGCGCTCACCCACGACGCCTATTTCATGCACTGCCTGCCCGTGCGGCGCAACATGATCGTCACGGACGAAGTGATCGAATCGCCGCGCTCGCTGGTGATCCCCGAGGCCGCCAACCGCGAGATCTCGGCACAGGTAGTACTCAAAAGGTTGCTGGAGGGGTTGAAGTGA
- the argB gene encoding acetylglutamate kinase, protein MEKITVVKIGGNVIDDPAALRGFLADFASLPGAKILVHGGGKLATRLAQKLELQVQMVDGRRITDKGTLDIVTMVYAGLVNKQLVAGLQAAGCNALGLSGADGNAVMARRRAPEPIDYGFVGDIESVNHTLLGELLGAGVTPVFCAIMHDGQGTLLNCNADSVASSVALGAARIAPTELVFCFEKNGVLHDPDDETTLIREITAESYAALKAGGIVSKGMIPKVENALKAVANGVRSVTIKHSENLLNDTGTVIR, encoded by the coding sequence ATGGAAAAAATCACGGTAGTAAAGATCGGGGGCAACGTCATCGACGACCCCGCGGCCCTGCGAGGCTTCCTCGCGGACTTCGCCTCGCTGCCCGGGGCGAAGATCCTCGTCCACGGAGGCGGCAAGCTCGCCACGCGCCTCGCCCAGAAACTCGAACTGCAGGTGCAGATGGTCGACGGGCGCCGCATCACCGACAAGGGCACGCTCGACATCGTGACGATGGTCTACGCCGGGCTGGTCAACAAACAGCTCGTCGCCGGGCTCCAGGCGGCCGGATGCAATGCACTCGGGCTGTCGGGCGCCGACGGCAACGCCGTCATGGCGCGCCGCCGCGCACCCGAACCGATCGACTACGGCTTCGTGGGCGACATCGAAAGTGTCAACCACACGCTGCTCGGGGAACTTCTCGGGGCAGGCGTCACGCCCGTATTCTGCGCCATCATGCACGACGGGCAGGGCACGCTGCTCAACTGCAACGCCGACAGCGTGGCTTCGTCCGTGGCACTCGGCGCCGCCCGGATCGCCCCCACGGAGCTGGTCTTCTGCTTCGAAAAAAACGGCGTGCTGCACGACCCGGACGACGAGACGACGCTCATCCGCGAAATCACGGCCGAGTCGTACGCCGCGCTCAAAGCCGGCGGCATCGTCAGCAAAGGGATGATCCCCAAGGTCGAGAACGCACTGAAAGCCGTTGCCAACGGCGTGCGGAGCGTCACGATCAAACACTCGGAGAACCTGCTGAACGACACCGGAACGGTAATCAGGTAA
- a CDS encoding M20 family metallo-hydrolase, which yields MDAKTKEAIDLLRTLIATPSPSRDESRTADLIFAYLAEHGAVPERLHNNVFARSAGFDPARPTLLLNSHHDTVRPAASYTRDPYAPTVEGDRLYGLGSNDAGASAVSLTQTFLTQRTRPLPFNLLLALSAEEECMGEHGMRTLLPQLGRIDMAIVGEPTGMQAAVGERGLVVLDCEARGKSGHAARNEGVNALYIALDDIARLRDFRFDRRSDLLGPIGIAVTQIAAGTQHNVVPDTCRFVADVRTTDAYTNEETVEILRRALRSEVTPRSTRIRASALNAAHPLARATAATGRESYVSPTTSDMALMPFPSLKMGPGQSSRSHTADEFVLLSEIEEGIGIYEKFIKQLAEIL from the coding sequence ATGGATGCAAAAACCAAGGAAGCCATCGACCTGCTCAGGACGCTGATCGCAACGCCCTCCCCGTCGCGCGACGAAAGCCGCACGGCCGACCTCATCTTCGCCTACCTGGCGGAACACGGCGCGGTACCCGAAAGACTGCACAACAACGTCTTCGCCCGCTCCGCAGGCTTCGACCCGGCGCGCCCGACGCTGCTCCTGAACTCCCACCACGACACGGTACGCCCCGCAGCCAGCTACACCCGCGACCCGTATGCCCCGACCGTCGAAGGCGACCGCCTCTACGGCCTGGGGAGCAACGACGCCGGGGCTTCGGCGGTGAGCCTCACGCAGACTTTCCTGACGCAGCGCACACGCCCCCTGCCGTTCAACCTCCTGCTGGCGCTTTCGGCCGAAGAGGAGTGCATGGGCGAGCACGGTATGCGCACCCTGCTGCCGCAGCTGGGACGGATCGACATGGCAATCGTGGGCGAGCCCACGGGGATGCAGGCCGCCGTCGGCGAACGGGGGCTGGTCGTCCTCGACTGCGAAGCCCGCGGCAAAAGCGGCCATGCGGCCCGCAACGAGGGCGTCAACGCGCTCTATATCGCACTCGACGACATCGCCCGCCTGCGCGACTTCCGCTTCGACCGCCGCTCCGACCTGCTGGGCCCCATCGGCATCGCCGTGACGCAGATCGCGGCCGGCACGCAGCATAACGTCGTTCCCGACACCTGCCGTTTCGTGGCCGACGTCCGCACCACGGATGCCTACACCAACGAGGAAACGGTCGAAATCCTGCGTCGGGCACTGCGCAGCGAGGTGACGCCCCGCTCGACACGCATCCGTGCCTCGGCGCTCAACGCCGCCCATCCGCTCGCACGGGCGACCGCCGCCACGGGGCGCGAAAGCTACGTATCGCCCACCACGTCGGACATGGCGCTGATGCCTTTCCCGTCGCTCAAGATGGGGCCGGGGCAATCCTCGCGCTCGCATACGGCCGACGAATTCGTGTTGCTTTCGGAGATCGAAGAGGGCATCGGAATTTACGAAAAATTCATAAAACAACTGGCTGAAATCCTCTGA
- the argH gene encoding argininosuccinate lyase: MATKLWDKGFEPDKMIEEYTVGNDRELDMRLARYDVQGSLAHIAMLETIGLLTAGELEKLTAGLKEIAAEIEAGRFEIEPGTEDVHSQVELMLTRRLGDAGKKIHSGRSRNDQVLVDLKLFLRDELRQTAEAVKTVFDRLQTLSEQYKEILMPGYTHLQIAMPSSFGLWFGAYAETLVDDMRLFAAAWHIANQNPLGSAAGYGSSFPLDREMTTRLLGFEALHYNVVAAQMSRGKSERTAANAIAAVAATIGRMAMDVCLFMSQNFGFVSLPDNLTTGSSIMPHKKNPDVFEIMRGRCNRLQSVPNEIALLTANLPVGYHRDMQLLKDILFPATTEIKRTLSMCDFMLAHLKVNTDILNERKYDYLFTVEDVNRLVLAGVPFREAYKQVGMAVQHGRYRPTREVHHTHEGSIGNLCTAQIRRKMERVMSEFE; this comes from the coding sequence ATGGCAACGAAACTTTGGGACAAGGGCTTCGAGCCCGACAAGATGATCGAGGAATATACCGTCGGCAACGACCGCGAACTGGACATGCGGCTTGCGCGCTACGACGTCCAGGGCTCGCTGGCGCATATCGCCATGCTCGAAACGATCGGGCTGCTGACGGCCGGCGAACTGGAAAAGCTGACGGCGGGACTGAAAGAGATCGCCGCCGAGATCGAGGCCGGGCGCTTCGAAATCGAACCCGGCACCGAGGATGTCCACTCGCAGGTGGAGCTGATGCTCACCCGCCGCCTGGGCGATGCCGGCAAGAAAATCCACTCGGGCCGCTCGCGCAACGACCAGGTGCTGGTCGACCTCAAACTGTTCCTGCGCGACGAACTGCGCCAGACCGCCGAAGCCGTAAAAACGGTCTTCGACCGCCTGCAAACGCTCAGCGAACAGTACAAGGAGATACTGATGCCGGGATACACCCACCTTCAGATCGCCATGCCTTCGTCGTTCGGCCTGTGGTTCGGCGCCTATGCCGAAACGCTGGTGGACGACATGCGGCTCTTCGCCGCGGCATGGCACATCGCCAACCAGAACCCCCTCGGCTCGGCCGCCGGGTACGGCTCGTCGTTCCCGCTCGACCGTGAGATGACCACGCGCCTGCTGGGTTTCGAAGCGCTACACTACAACGTCGTGGCGGCACAGATGAGCCGCGGCAAAAGCGAACGCACCGCCGCCAACGCCATCGCGGCCGTCGCTGCGACCATCGGCCGCATGGCGATGGACGTCTGCCTGTTCATGAGCCAGAACTTCGGCTTCGTATCGCTGCCCGACAACCTCACCACGGGGTCGAGCATCATGCCCCACAAGAAGAACCCCGACGTCTTCGAGATCATGCGCGGACGCTGCAACCGCCTGCAATCCGTACCGAACGAGATCGCCCTGCTCACGGCGAACCTTCCCGTCGGCTACCACCGCGACATGCAGTTGCTCAAGGACATCCTGTTCCCGGCGACGACCGAAATCAAACGCACCCTCTCGATGTGCGACTTCATGCTCGCGCACCTGAAGGTCAACACCGACATCCTCAACGAGCGGAAATACGACTACCTCTTCACGGTCGAGGACGTCAACCGCCTCGTACTCGCAGGCGTCCCGTTCCGCGAAGCCTACAAGCAGGTGGGCATGGCCGTACAACACGGCCGGTACCGTCCGACGCGCGAGGTTCACCACACCCACGAAGGCAGCATCGGCAACCTCTGCACCGCCCAAATCCGCCGGAAGATGGAGCGCGTGATGTCCGAATTCGAATAA
- a CDS encoding glycoside hydrolase family 26 protein, which translates to MKKNLLFSACACMAVVLSLGCSEVNGVPSRAPSGYPEGPKTMVDAGATAITRTLYENLFVLAERGTMFGHQIPTLYGLDNNRKWWAGDDTDLSDTKYLTGSHPAVCGWELSNIELDMETNIDGELFTEVRKHIIAAFGRGAVNTISWHCANPVSGGNSWDGTRAVYSIIPGGENHEKFKGWLDKVADFMLSLKSPEGEPIPLIFRPWHEHTGSGFWWGKGNATAQEFIALWQFTISYLRDEKGLHNLIWAYSPDMIHLNSRDAYLEYWPGDEWVDILGLDAYDRNGADYDHKGLQMIRLMKNIAYTKNKPLALTETGLENNNPEDSDYYNKKWWTSMLYKIIENEPVSFVLLWRNGDFPANGGHYFSAFRGCYSEKDFLDFSRKDKVLFEDDLPDMYKPLE; encoded by the coding sequence ATGAAAAAGAATTTGCTGTTCTCTGCGTGCGCCTGCATGGCTGTTGTCCTCAGTCTCGGATGTTCCGAGGTGAACGGTGTGCCGAGCCGCGCTCCTTCGGGATATCCCGAAGGGCCTAAGACCATGGTCGATGCCGGTGCCACGGCCATTACCAGGACTCTTTACGAAAATCTGTTCGTGCTGGCCGAGCGGGGAACGATGTTCGGTCATCAGATACCGACCCTGTACGGTCTGGATAACAACAGGAAGTGGTGGGCCGGTGACGACACCGACCTTTCCGACACGAAATACCTGACGGGAAGCCATCCGGCAGTCTGCGGCTGGGAACTTTCCAACATCGAGCTGGACATGGAGACCAATATCGACGGCGAGCTGTTCACCGAAGTACGCAAGCACATCATCGCGGCTTTCGGACGCGGAGCCGTCAATACGATTTCGTGGCATTGTGCCAATCCCGTCTCGGGCGGAAACTCATGGGATGGGACGCGTGCTGTCTATTCGATCATCCCGGGCGGCGAGAACCATGAAAAGTTCAAAGGCTGGCTCGACAAGGTCGCCGATTTCATGCTGAGCCTGAAATCGCCCGAAGGCGAACCCATTCCGCTGATCTTCCGTCCGTGGCATGAGCATACCGGCTCGGGTTTCTGGTGGGGCAAGGGAAATGCGACGGCGCAGGAGTTCATCGCCCTGTGGCAGTTTACGATTTCGTACCTGCGGGATGAAAAGGGGCTGCATAATCTGATTTGGGCCTATTCGCCCGATATGATCCATCTCAATTCGCGCGACGCTTATCTCGAATACTGGCCCGGTGACGAATGGGTCGATATTCTGGGACTCGATGCTTACGACCGCAACGGTGCGGATTACGACCATAAGGGATTGCAGATGATCCGCCTGATGAAGAATATCGCCTATACGAAGAACAAGCCGTTGGCGCTGACCGAAACGGGACTTGAGAACAACAACCCCGAGGATTCGGACTACTACAATAAGAAATGGTGGACGTCGATGCTCTACAAGATTATCGAGAATGAGCCTGTTTCGTTTGTGCTGTTGTGGCGCAACGGCGATTTCCCTGCAAACGGCGGCCACTATTTCAGCGCTTTCCGCGGATGCTATTCCGAAAAGGATTTTCTGGATTTTTCCCGAAAGGATAAGGTTCTTTTCGAGGACGACCTGCCGGATATGTATAAGCCTCTTGAGTAG
- a CDS encoding AraC family transcriptional regulator, with amino-acid sequence MPNPDILTEIPPISGQDCFVVFDRYKREFCFPVHIHKEYELNLVCGARGATRIVGDSVREISDKDLVLITGSYLEHAWLNGNFSRNADIHEICVQFSPNLFESGFIDRKQFYPIKKMFEYARRGIAFSEETVSRVEPIIENLIRSGDRFDSVLNFLMLLNCLARESDYHILAQRSVSIENNVNYDMPRIQKVMQYLNDNFHRDISVAEVKALVNMSEPTFRRFIKRHSGKSFVNLLNDIRLGAASRMLIENPTKNISEIAYKCGFNNLSNFNRIFKKGKGLTPSVFKTFYTQKKISV; translated from the coding sequence ATGCCCAATCCTGACATATTGACCGAGATACCGCCTATTTCAGGGCAAGATTGCTTCGTCGTGTTCGACCGTTACAAACGCGAATTCTGCTTCCCCGTACATATCCACAAGGAGTACGAGCTGAACCTTGTGTGCGGGGCACGGGGGGCGACCCGCATCGTGGGCGACTCCGTCCGTGAAATATCCGACAAGGATCTGGTTCTGATCACGGGTTCCTACCTTGAGCACGCATGGCTGAACGGCAATTTTTCGAGGAATGCCGATATCCATGAAATTTGCGTGCAGTTTTCTCCCAATCTGTTCGAATCGGGGTTTATCGACAGGAAACAATTCTATCCGATCAAGAAGATGTTCGAGTATGCACGCCGCGGTATCGCATTCTCCGAAGAGACGGTCTCCCGTGTCGAGCCGATCATAGAAAACCTGATACGCAGCGGAGACCGGTTCGATTCGGTGCTTAACTTCCTGATGCTTCTCAACTGTCTGGCACGGGAGAGCGATTACCATATCCTCGCCCAGCGTTCCGTGTCGATAGAGAACAACGTCAACTATGACATGCCGCGCATCCAGAAGGTGATGCAGTACCTGAACGATAATTTCCACCGGGATATATCCGTTGCGGAGGTCAAGGCCCTCGTGAACATGAGCGAACCAACGTTCAGGCGTTTCATCAAACGGCACTCCGGAAAGAGCTTCGTGAATCTGCTCAACGATATCCGGTTGGGAGCGGCTTCGCGCATGCTGATCGAAAACCCGACCAAAAACATTTCGGAGATCGCCTACAAATGCGGATTCAATAACCTTTCGAACTTCAACCGGATATTCAAGAAGGGAAAGGGTTTGACTCCCAGTGTGTTCAAGACGTTCTACACCCAGAAGAAAATATCCGTATAA
- a CDS encoding MFS transporter, whose amino-acid sequence MAMRLGEKIGYGLGDTASSMLWKLFSVYLMFFYTDISGIDAWVVGVLFLVTRIWDSLLDPVVGLLCDRTHSRWGTFRPWLLWGALPFGVLGILTFYMPEWSSGGKVVYATVTYSLMMIVYSSVNVPYAALLGVMSADPHERTVLAAFRMAFAAAGSMVVVLAVEALVKAFRPWAGSSGSWTAAVAVVAVVAVLLFFVTFATTRERIRPVRTERHPVLGSLRDLLHNKPWLILAGAAVCLQVFNAFRESGTIYFFKYCVAGETVGTMSFAGVALTGSALFLAVGQLFNIAGIVLIPFAADRFGRRRTLVCALLLTAVFSFAFYFVRQGGYSLLFLAQALISLSVGGVLPLLWAMSADTADYAEQRSGRRDTGLIFSSYSMAQKMGWAVGSAATAWILSLSGFEANTVQSPAALTVIGCLQSIFPALAALGTCVFILFYPLADSRPK is encoded by the coding sequence ATGGCCATGCGTCTTGGGGAAAAGATTGGTTACGGACTCGGCGATACGGCGTCTTCGATGCTGTGGAAGCTCTTCAGCGTCTACCTGATGTTCTTCTATACGGACATCAGCGGCATCGACGCATGGGTGGTCGGCGTCCTGTTTTTAGTGACGCGGATCTGGGATTCACTGCTCGATCCCGTCGTCGGGCTTCTGTGTGACCGCACACACAGCCGTTGGGGAACCTTTCGGCCGTGGTTGCTGTGGGGTGCCCTGCCTTTCGGGGTATTGGGCATCCTGACTTTCTATATGCCGGAGTGGAGTTCCGGCGGAAAGGTGGTCTATGCGACCGTGACCTATTCGCTGATGATGATCGTCTATTCGTCGGTCAACGTGCCCTATGCCGCACTGCTCGGTGTCATGTCGGCAGATCCGCACGAACGCACGGTGCTCGCCGCGTTCAGGATGGCCTTTGCCGCCGCAGGCAGTATGGTGGTCGTGCTGGCAGTCGAAGCGCTGGTGAAGGCTTTCCGGCCGTGGGCGGGTTCATCGGGGAGCTGGACCGCGGCGGTCGCCGTCGTGGCCGTTGTGGCCGTCTTGCTGTTCTTTGTGACGTTCGCGACGACGCGGGAGCGGATCCGGCCCGTGCGGACGGAACGGCATCCGGTATTGGGCTCGCTGCGCGACCTGCTACACAACAAGCCGTGGCTGATCCTTGCCGGTGCTGCCGTATGCCTTCAGGTGTTCAATGCGTTCCGGGAGAGCGGTACGATCTATTTCTTCAAGTATTGCGTGGCTGGCGAAACTGTCGGGACGATGTCGTTCGCAGGGGTTGCCCTGACCGGATCGGCTCTGTTCCTCGCTGTGGGGCAGCTTTTCAATATTGCGGGCATCGTGCTGATTCCCTTCGCTGCGGATCGGTTCGGCCGCCGGCGGACGCTGGTATGCGCTTTGCTGCTCACGGCCGTTTTTAGTTTCGCCTTCTATTTCGTGCGTCAGGGAGGTTATTCCCTGCTGTTTCTGGCGCAGGCGCTCATCAGCCTGAGTGTCGGCGGGGTACTTCCGCTGCTCTGGGCCATGTCCGCCGATACGGCGGACTATGCCGAACAGCGTTCGGGCCGTCGGGATACGGGGCTGATATTCTCCTCCTATTCGATGGCGCAGAAGATGGGCTGGGCGGTCGGAAGCGCCGCTACGGCGTGGATACTGTCGCTGTCTGGATTCGAAGCGAATACCGTTCAGTCGCCGGCTGCGCTTACAGTTATTGGCTGTCTGCAAAGCATCTTCCCGGCTTTGGCCGCTCTGGGGACATGCGTCTTTATTCTGTTTTATCCGCTGGCCGATTCCCGGCCGAAATAA
- a CDS encoding SusE domain-containing protein — MRRKLYYLTAGLAAALLLTVACSSDDPAEKPVPEPATLTAPALTLSADAVRIDPEHSDQLALHAEWTAATDDEQTEVAYTLYVNLTDRDMFSDPVIIDKGTALTHDFTHGELNQLLLNTFDLEAGTEVPVRFAVYAKNADEEFDAQLSEIRSCEITPKTTYPNFPPSLIMVGAATPWQWDLNAGLELPESSEGSRLYLASDVELHVQPMSLNNGFKFYFSRNINDTDDPRFAAQDLSAETFGKIAVYKSGEAQFQPGSFGYENGMYDIEVNLNTKMLTLTRTGDLPETPFPEQLYLLGDCFTWGWTWDGTQLTKAEEGIYRGQNIDMTFGDNGDVGFKMFTERDNWSVYYAMTDDATADDISLQLVTDTDAPQVYPGKLGYGKGVYDIEVNLNTMKMTLTSKSIDYSTAYSMTGEATPGGWDSRTYLPKKGDNEWEATGIAMNFDGDYKGFKIFASSDGWWPWYGQTPDAPFGTVIRIEDQAASDAKGDPQFYPSRFGYTSGTYTINLNLNTMTLTLTKEN; from the coding sequence ATGCGAAGAAAACTCTACTATCTGACCGCAGGCCTCGCCGCCGCCCTCCTTTTAACCGTTGCCTGCAGTTCCGATGACCCGGCCGAAAAGCCTGTACCGGAACCCGCAACCCTGACAGCCCCCGCACTGACCCTCTCGGCCGACGCCGTGCGAATTGACCCGGAGCATTCCGACCAGCTCGCCCTGCATGCCGAATGGACCGCCGCGACCGATGACGAGCAAACAGAGGTCGCCTACACGCTTTACGTCAACCTGACCGACCGCGACATGTTCTCCGATCCGGTCATCATCGACAAGGGCACGGCCCTGACGCACGACTTCACACACGGCGAGCTGAATCAGCTGCTTCTCAACACCTTCGATCTTGAAGCCGGCACCGAAGTGCCGGTGCGGTTCGCCGTATATGCGAAAAACGCGGACGAAGAGTTCGACGCACAGCTGTCGGAGATCAGGAGCTGCGAAATAACGCCGAAGACGACCTATCCGAACTTCCCGCCCTCGCTGATCATGGTGGGCGCAGCCACTCCGTGGCAATGGGATCTGAACGCAGGTCTCGAACTGCCCGAGAGCAGCGAAGGCTCCCGCCTGTATCTGGCATCGGATGTCGAACTGCACGTGCAGCCCATGAGTCTGAACAACGGCTTCAAGTTCTACTTCTCGCGCAATATCAACGACACGGACGACCCCCGTTTCGCCGCACAGGATCTTTCGGCGGAGACGTTCGGAAAGATCGCCGTATATAAAAGCGGAGAGGCGCAGTTCCAGCCGGGATCATTCGGCTACGAGAACGGCATGTACGACATTGAAGTAAACCTCAACACGAAGATGCTCACCCTCACCCGCACGGGCGACCTGCCCGAAACGCCGTTCCCCGAACAGCTGTACCTGCTCGGCGACTGCTTCACATGGGGCTGGACGTGGGACGGCACACAGCTCACCAAAGCCGAGGAGGGAATCTACCGCGGTCAGAATATCGACATGACGTTCGGCGACAACGGCGATGTGGGCTTCAAGATGTTCACCGAACGCGACAATTGGAGCGTCTACTACGCCATGACCGACGATGCGACTGCCGATGACATCTCGCTGCAGCTGGTTACCGATACAGATGCGCCGCAGGTATACCCCGGCAAACTCGGCTACGGCAAGGGCGTATACGACATCGAGGTAAACCTCAACACAATGAAGATGACCCTCACCTCGAAAAGCATCGACTACTCGACCGCCTATTCGATGACCGGCGAAGCCACTCCGGGCGGTTGGGACAGCCGCACGTACCTGCCCAAGAAGGGCGATAACGAATGGGAAGCCACGGGTATCGCCATGAATTTCGACGGCGATTACAAGGGATTCAAGATATTCGCTTCGTCCGACGGCTGGTGGCCTTGGTACGGACAGACCCCCGACGCACCGTTCGGCACGGTGATCCGCATCGAAGATCAGGCCGCAAGCGATGCCAAGGGCGACCCGCAGTTCTATCCGTCGCGCTTCGGGTATACGTCGGGCACCTACACCATCAACCTGAACCTGAACACGATGACCCTTACCCTCACTAAAGAGAATTAG